A single genomic interval of Gossypium raimondii isolate GPD5lz chromosome 11, ASM2569854v1, whole genome shotgun sequence harbors:
- the LOC105804228 gene encoding uncharacterized protein LOC105804228, which translates to MDSGNSGSMQSSSGDSEEYDSHSESISALLDNNASSHIGHGDLVNQPPQLPSPPPQRQQYQNHSSSAMFDPLSNYFDQRSQHLTTNPNPLGNLDAVWSKNLRSESGSPGVGGFVASSSPTQQQLTNTNQQAQSRATFPSVQIPQGPDSDTRSSVSGVRARNTKKRSRASRRAPTTVLTTDTTNFRAMVQEFTGIPAAPFTSSAFPRTRLDIFGGTPSSTLRSLHLHPSTSHYLLRPFAPQIQSPSFVSSSVASTPITNITSASATNDSTTTSSTPINYQLPSELGLLKQPQNLLNINMQNPILNFQPLLRDPKKYPLPNSTIQGCLDIPSNGTPLKMGVLEDEFGLSQGHVNTDLCGVQNMVSSEGALPRNERRGFQEHDQSLPRSINGSYNSNSHRVSNGKEESLSSSDFNGDKGAEENVATRSEGMVESWICSSD; encoded by the coding sequence ATGGATTCTGGTAATAGTGGTAGTATGCAATCTTCGAGTGGTGATAGTGAAGAGTATGATTCACACAGTGAGTCAATCTCAGCTCTTTTGGACAATAACGCATCGAGTCATATTGGTCATGGTGACTTGGTTAACCAACCACCGCAGCTGCCGTCTCCACCTCCGCAACGCCAGCAATACCAGAACCACTCTTCATCGGCTATGTTTGACCCTTTATCAAACTACTTTGATCAAAGATCACAGCATCTTACAACAAACCCAAATCCTCTTGGAAATCTTGATGCTGTTTGGTCCAAAAATCTAAGATCTGAGTCCGGTAGCCCTGGTGTTGGTGGGTTCGTAGCTTCATCATCTCCAACACAACAACAGTTGACCAACACCAACCAACAAGCGCAAAGCAGAGCCACTTTTCCTTCTGTGCAAATCCCTCAAGGACCCGACAGTGATACAAGAAGTTCAGTCTCAGGCGTGAGGGCGCGGAACACTAAGAAGAGATCAAGAGCTTCAAGGCGTGCACCAACAACTGTTTTGACCACAGACACCACTAATTTCCGAGCCATGGTTCAGGAATTCACTGGGATCCCTGCAGCACCCTTTACGTCCTCAGCTTTCCCGAGAACTAGGCTTGATATATTTGGTGGTACACCCTCCTCCACTCTAAGATCTCTTCATTTACACCCTTCAACTTCGCATTATCTGTTAAGACCATTTGCCCCCCAAATCCAGTCTCCCTCGTTTGTTTCCTCTTCTGTAGCTTCTACTCCTATTACCAATATCACTTCTGCTTCCGCTACTAACGACAGCACTACTACTAGTTCAACCCCCATTAACTACCAACTACCATCAGAGTTAGGCCTTTTAAAACAGCCTCAAAATCTCCTCAACATCAACATGCAAAACCCAATTCTTAACTTCCAACCTCTCCTTCGAGACCCTAAAAAATACCCACTTCCCAATTCAACCATTCAAGGGTGCTTAGATATTCCATCAAATGGCACTCCTCTCAAAATGGGTGTTTTAGAAGATGAGTTTGGGTTGAGCCAGGGTCACGTTAATACCGACCTCTGTGGGGTCCAAAACATGGTATCATCAGAAGGGGCATTGCCAAGAAATGAAAGAAGAGGATTCCAAGAACATGATCAAAGTCTTCCACGGTCCATCAATGGAAGCTACAACAGTAACTCCCACAGAGTCTCGAATGGGAAAGAGGAGAGCTTGTCTTCTTCGGATTTTAATGGCGATAAAGGGGCAGAAGAAAATGTGGCTACAAGAAGTGAAGGTATGGTGGAATCATGGATATGCTCTTCAGATTAG
- the LOC105801121 gene encoding uncharacterized protein LOC105801121, translating into MSHNEKPAKFTGENFKTWQQKMLFYLTMLNMVKLLKDDPPIFKNDEEDAIIAFNIVEAWNNFNFLCRNYILNSLSNELYEVYNIKKTTKELWESLNHKYKIEDADAKKFLVAKFLNFVMVDSKVIVNQVQKFQLIIHGILIEGMDISESFQVVTIIEKLPPAWNDFKNYLKHKRKK; encoded by the coding sequence ATGAGTCACAATGAAAAGCCTGCTAAATTCACTGGAGAGAATTTTAAAACATGGCAACAGAAAATGTTGTTCTATTTGACCATGTTGAATATGGTAAAACTTCTGAAGGATGATCctcctatttttaaaaatgatgagGAAGATGCTATTATTGCCTTCAACATTGTCGAAGCATGGAACAACTTTAATTTCTTATGCCGTAACTACATTTTGAATAGTTTATCTAATGAACTTTATGAAGTATACAATATCAAGAAAACGACTAAGGAATTATGGGAATCGTTGAACcataaatacaaaattgaaGATGCTGATGCTAAGAAATTCTTAGTTGCCAAGTTCTTAAACTTTGTAATGGTTGATTCTAAAGTTATTGTAAATCAGGTGCAAAAATTCCAACTGATCATTCATGGTATTCTCATAGAAGGGATGGATATAAGTGAATCCTTTCAGGTGGTAACCATTATTGAAAAACTTCCCCCTGCTTGGAATGACTTCAAGAACTATCTTAAgcataagagaaaaaaatga